The Polynucleobacter necessarius genome window below encodes:
- a CDS encoding MarR family winged helix-turn-helix transcriptional regulator, with translation MNPGKKLDSIEEQLLNQVILAATQGKELLVGDLISLSECGSQATLHGRIKNLVVMGYIKLNEDKVDGRKKFVAPTAKALKYYEHLSAYLEKAMKTT, from the coding sequence ATGAATCCAGGTAAGAAGTTAGATTCAATAGAAGAGCAACTCCTTAATCAAGTTATCTTAGCCGCGACTCAAGGCAAGGAGTTATTGGTTGGCGATTTAATTTCGCTGAGTGAGTGTGGCTCACAGGCAACGCTTCATGGCCGTATTAAGAATTTGGTCGTAATGGGTTACATCAAGTTGAATGAAGATAAGGTAGATGGCCGCAAGAAGTTTGTTGCGCCAACGGCTAAGGCATTAAAGTATTATGAGCATTTATCCGCTTATCTAGAAAAAGCCATGAAAACTACTTAA
- a CDS encoding TRAP transporter large permease subunit yields the protein MISTILILTPVLVPVVKQAGIDSIYFGVLFIINNSIGLITPPVGTVLNVVAGVTKTSRSDLMKGVMPFLIAELIILLLMVLFPSFVTVPMCWFL from the coding sequence ATGATTTCAACAATTCTGATACTGACCCCGGTTTTGGTTCCGGTTGTGAAGCAGGCAGGCATTGATTCAATCTACTTTGGCGTGCTATTTATTATTAATAACAGTATTGGATTAATTACGCCTCCTGTAGGTACTGTTTTGAATGTTGTAGCTGGCGTAACAAAAACTTCAAGGTCCGATTTAATGAAAGGGGTTATGCCTTTCTTGATAGCAGAGTTGATCATCCTTTTATTAATGGTTTTATTCCCGTCATTTGTGACTGTACCAATGTGTTGGTTCTTGTAG
- a CDS encoding TRAP transporter large permease subunit — protein MQHPPKIPFGEVARSLIDGFWALMLPLIIIFGFTLGVFTPTAASVVTAIYAIFVAAVIYCELRFSELLESFSRVAQTTAIVMFLVAAAMVSAWLIAVADLPSKVVGLREPFMNHQILLMFARLWAQQWR, from the coding sequence ATTCAACATCCGCCTAAGATTCCGTTTGGTGAAGTAGCAAGATCATTGATCGATGGATTTTGGGCTTTGATGCTCCCATTGATCATTATTTTTGGCTTCACACTTGGAGTTTTTACACCAACAGCGGCCTCCGTAGTTACTGCGATATACGCCATATTTGTAGCCGCTGTTATTTATTGCGAGTTAAGGTTTAGTGAGTTATTAGAGTCGTTTTCTAGGGTGGCTCAAACGACAGCGATTGTAATGTTTTTGGTTGCCGCGGCAATGGTCTCCGCTTGGTTAATTGCTGTGGCTGATTTGCCTTCGAAGGTTGTTGGTTTACGTGAACCATTTATGAATCATCAAATATTGCTGATGTTTGCAAGATTGTGGGCACAGCAATGGAGATGA